From Paraburkholderia flava, a single genomic window includes:
- the proX gene encoding glycine betaine/L-proline ABC transporter substrate-binding protein ProX, translated as MKAMMRAAAIAACMALATAATAPSAIAAGTAQPGAGKTIHYAQTDSLGANYVAVQIAIKALKALGYQVNLSTMGTVLFFQAVAQGDVDIETDVNFPQSEPDFRTVQAQAELVGGGEIIGGGINGYLIDKKTALEHNITRLDQMKDPKIAGLFGKDSSDGKAQLISCDPGWSCGEVVNYQLDKFGLKQTVRPVTGKYEALMADVVARVKSGKPAFFYAWSPSWTTNVLVPGKDVLWLPTPVDALPANVPNHGSALVPNVEGCAGGANPCRMAMASWNYSAVANKTFIAANPAVKALVEQIRFPSATWSAWELAISKGNGSTAVIPTLADQWISANRSQFDGWVDAGRNAR; from the coding sequence ATGAAAGCAATGATGCGAGCGGCCGCGATTGCGGCCTGCATGGCACTGGCAACGGCGGCGACCGCACCGTCGGCGATCGCGGCAGGCACGGCGCAGCCAGGCGCGGGCAAGACGATCCACTACGCGCAGACCGACAGCCTCGGCGCGAACTACGTCGCGGTGCAGATCGCGATCAAGGCGCTGAAAGCGCTCGGCTACCAGGTGAACCTGAGCACGATGGGCACCGTGCTGTTCTTCCAGGCCGTTGCGCAGGGTGACGTCGATATCGAAACGGACGTCAATTTTCCGCAGAGCGAGCCGGACTTTCGCACGGTGCAGGCGCAGGCGGAACTGGTCGGCGGGGGCGAGATTATCGGCGGCGGGATCAACGGGTATCTGATCGACAAAAAGACCGCGCTCGAGCACAACATCACGCGTCTCGATCAGATGAAGGATCCGAAGATCGCCGGGTTGTTCGGTAAGGACAGCAGCGATGGCAAGGCGCAACTGATCAGCTGCGATCCGGGCTGGAGTTGCGGCGAGGTGGTCAACTATCAGCTCGACAAGTTCGGTCTGAAGCAGACGGTGCGGCCCGTGACCGGCAAGTACGAGGCGTTGATGGCGGACGTCGTCGCGCGCGTGAAGAGCGGCAAGCCTGCGTTCTTCTATGCGTGGAGTCCGTCGTGGACGACCAACGTGCTCGTGCCGGGCAAGGACGTGCTGTGGCTGCCGACGCCCGTCGACGCGCTGCCTGCGAACGTGCCGAACCACGGCTCTGCGCTCGTGCCGAATGTCGAAGGCTGCGCGGGCGGCGCGAACCCGTGCCGCATGGCGATGGCGTCGTGGAACTACAGCGCGGTCGCGAACAAGACGTTCATTGCGGCGAATCCGGCGGTGAAGGCGCTGGTCGAGCAGATCCGTTTTCCGTCGGCGACGTGGTCTGCCTGGGAACTTGCGATCAGCAAGGGTAACGGCTCGACCGCCGTGATCCCGACGCTCGCCGACCAGTGGATCAGCGCGAACCGTTCGCAGTTCGATGGATGGGTCGACGCGGGGCGTAACGCTCGGTGA